GGTGTCCATAATAACACCTGCAGGGATCAATTCTCTTGTTAATTTAAGCCTGTTTAAAGACACACAAACCCAGGATAAGGAAAAAGATGAATCTCCACACAACCAATATCGAAAATAAGGTACATGAATTTTGAGCTTACTATTGCGAAAATCATTACAAAAATAACCAGGCATCGCCTTAATAGATTGAATAGGGCATGAGAACATGTCAGCTAATTTGTATTGATTACGACAAAATGCTCTAATTTTTATGATACAACACCGTTTTATTGCGCCCTGAATTTTTAGCTTCATACAGCGCATTATCGGCAGCAGTAATGAGATCTTGCATATTATTTCCATGCATGGGATATATAGCTAATCCTATGGAAATTGTGATTTGGGTTAAAGCATTACCTCCATAACGTAAATGAATACGACTGACCGCATCATGAATTGATTGACCCCTTTGCAATGCTGTTTCAAGCTCAATCTCTGGTATAATCAGGATAAATTCTTCTCCCCCATAACGGCAGGCTATATCCTCTTTTCTGCTAATTTGACGCAAAACATTAGCGAAAGCCTGTATCACCATGTCTCCTGCTTCATGTCCGAATTTATCATTAAATTGTTTAAAATGATCAATATCCAACATCAACACAGCAAGTGATAATGATTTTCTTGCACAACGATTCAATTCACGATCCAATGCTTCATTCAAATAACGTCGATTATAAAGCCCTGAGAGGGCATCTCGTAAAGATTGGTTACGCAAGGTTTCACGAAGCATAATATTGGAAATACCAAGCGCTATTTGCTCAGCCATCATACTTGCGAGAATTTCTTGATTACTTTCTTTATTTATTTCTTCCTCTGCTTCCTTTTTAAAAGAGTTCCATTCCATACAAACCAAACCAAGAATATCGCTTTGAGCAAATAAAGGAATACAAGTATAAGGCCGTAAACTACTATTGATTTGATGATGGGGGCATATTAAATCTTTTTGAGGATCTTCTACTGTATACATCGAGCCACGTCGTAAACCCAAACAATCATCTGGTTTAATGATCCTTTCTTCTATCACAGAGTCGCCCCATGAGCTCATAGCTTCAAGATAATTACGTGAGGGATGCATGACATAGAATATTCCCGATGTTTCAGGTAATAATTTAGTAGCATACAGAGCAATTAAATGATAGGCCTCCTTAATATATAAACAGGTTTGCAATGTTGAACTTAACTCCTTCAACCATTGCATTTCTTTATTGCGGTGATTTAATTCATATAAGGCACATTCAAGATTTTTATTGACTTCCATCAATTTTCTAGTCATTTCTATTTGAGCAGTTGTTTCTTTCTGCCCTTTCTCCAATTCTGATTGCAGCATCACATTTTCCATTGCAACGGATGTGCTGTCAGCCAGTACCTGCAGCCAATTTAATTGTTCCTCTGTAGGAAGGTAATATTCTGCCCAATAAATTCCAATGGCTCCCAAAGGGGCAGTTGTTCTAATAGGAACCATTGCCAAACTCTTTACAAAAGTCGGTCGATAAGCATCAACTGGAATTCTCGGGTCAGAATAAATATCTTCAATAACGACCGACTGTCGATGTTCCATAACCCATCCACTGATACAAGCACTCATAGGGAATCGTTTACCTTTCCAAAGTGGGGCAATCGCGTCTTCCTCCGCGTAATAGCATTGATTGCCATCACGCAATACAAATGTTGAACCGTCAGATCCAGTCAATCTACGAGAGGCCTTACGTACAATGAACATGATTGTTTCCAGATCTTTTGCAAGTGAAAGTTTTTGTATAACATCTAATAAAAACTCAACCTGAAAATTGGAATCATCAGTTCCACAAGATTTTGATGACTTGAGATGTGATTTAATTGGGAATTCTTTATTTGTTCCCATGTCTATTCTATTCATGTCCTTTTGGCTCTTTGCTATCATCCTTGTCTCTTTGTAATTATAATACTAAATGTGTATTTTTTAAACAAATAATTTCCTTCATATCACTCTCCTTTATAAATTGTCTACCATCTCAAATTTTCATTCCCAATAAATATTGAAACAAGTTGACGTCTGCTCAAAGACCATTTATGTTAATAATTGATCCATAAGATCTTAACCTATTCAATTTGATTTAAAATACCCAATGACTGAAACATCAATAATTTAAAAAAGGAGATGGACCTCAATACAAAACTTTATGGCGGAAGCGTTTTAAGTACCTGATTGATTGTGTTGGCTGTAGCAAAAGAATCGTAAAAATGACTTAGAGTTTGTTTTATATAAGGAATTATCGGTATGAAAACAAAGCAAGAAGTTTCTCAGCAGGACAAATCAAAAGATTCAAAATCGTCTACACCACTCCAGACAAAAGAAACATGGTTACTATCTGATACCTTAAATATTACGTTTGACTCCTATGATTTTAGTATATCTGTCACCGAACAAGCCCCCATACCCTATCGTATTGTTTTCAGCGGTGGAGGTTCAAGAATACTGGCACATATAGGCGCCTTGGATGAGCTAAGCAGGCATGGATTACAGTATACCGAATTTTCCGGAAGCTCTGCTGGTGCAATGGTCGCTGCGTTTGCTTATCTTGGTTATAATTGTTATGAAATAAAACAAATTATTTCCTGGTTTAATGAAGATAAACTCCTTGATAGCCCGCTCATTTTTAATTTCAATAACATAAAACAAATATTTAATAAGGGAGGCCTTAGCTCAGCCAAATTAATGCGTCAAGCGGCTAACTACGTCATTTTAAAAAAAGTAATGGATATTGTATCCGATGAAAAATTCAAAGGGCGATTTACAACTCTTCAAGACTTTTTAGAAGAACATATATACAGCTGCCCCGAGAATATAACATTTCAAACCTTAGCCAGAATAAAAGAAATATGCCCTGAATGTGAATTAGGAGAAAAACTATTTATTACCGGAACAAACTTAAGCACCCAGAAACATGAAGTGTTTTCCATTGATACAACCCCATCTATGGCAGTCGCCGATGCCATTATTATTTCTGCAAATTTACCTATTGCCTTTGAACGCATCTGCTATAAAGGAAACGTATACAGCGATGGAGGAATCAGTAATAATTTACCTGCCCATTGTTTTTCAGAAAAAGAACATAAAACAACTTTTTTGAAACACAAGGATAATGTTGACTTTAGCGTACTTGCTCTGCAGTTTGATAATGGGCTTGAGGAGAACGCTCTTTATAGTCAAAACCCAATACCTAAATGGTCATGGCTGAGCAACACATTCTACTCATTAATTACAGGGCATCCCAATGTTACTGAAAACTGGCATGAAGATCTTCAAATACTGAGGCGACATGCGCATCAAAGTATTTTAATCAAAACTCCATCCATTGCCTTGACTAATCTAACGCTTAGTCAAGATACAAAAGAAGCCCTAGTCGAGTCAGGACGAACAGCTGCCAGAACCTATTTGGACCACCATGAGTTTTATACAGATATTTATGGAAATATCAGACGTAATGAATGCCTGTATGAAAAATTTCAAAAACCTGAAGAGTTATTGGATTACTGTATCCAACAAGGGCACTTTGAACTTTTAAAAAAAATAAAACAAGCTATTTCCAGTTCTCAATATATAGAAAAAGGGTATAAACATTATTTATGCGAGTTATGTGAAAATTTTCTCCCACCTCAATTGAAATGCTCCAAAGAAGATCCAGGTATAGAACAACCTGAAAATAAATTAGAAAAAGATACCATCATTTGCAAAAGGGATAATAATAAAGAGCTGAGGTGTTCAATCACATTTTTTGGGACTCATTCCTCCTTAGTCAAAACATTAAATCAGGATAGCCCTGAATTAAAAATTAAACTGTTTACAGGTTTATATCCCATACTAATTCAAAACTGGCAAAATTTATGCCCTGTTTCCGGCATTAGTGGTATATTAAATTCTATCCGCATGTCATTCGTTGAAATCAGTTCAACAGATACCTGTATAAAAACATTAATTGATAAACTGAACGAAATTGAAATTGGACATTTTTTGATATTTGTTTT
Above is a genomic segment from Legionella pneumophila subsp. pascullei containing:
- a CDS encoding diguanylate cyclase; translation: MNRIDMGTNKEFPIKSHLKSSKSCGTDDSNFQVEFLLDVIQKLSLAKDLETIMFIVRKASRRLTGSDGSTFVLRDGNQCYYAEEDAIAPLWKGKRFPMSACISGWVMEHRQSVVIEDIYSDPRIPVDAYRPTFVKSLAMVPIRTTAPLGAIGIYWAEYYLPTEEQLNWLQVLADSTSVAMENVMLQSELEKGQKETTAQIEMTRKLMEVNKNLECALYELNHRNKEMQWLKELSSTLQTCLYIKEAYHLIALYATKLLPETSGIFYVMHPSRNYLEAMSSWGDSVIEERIIKPDDCLGLRRGSMYTVEDPQKDLICPHHQINSSLRPYTCIPLFAQSDILGLVCMEWNSFKKEAEEEINKESNQEILASMMAEQIALGISNIMLRETLRNQSLRDALSGLYNRRYLNEALDRELNRCARKSLSLAVLMLDIDHFKQFNDKFGHEAGDMVIQAFANVLRQISRKEDIACRYGGEEFILIIPEIELETALQRGQSIHDAVSRIHLRYGGNALTQITISIGLAIYPMHGNNMQDLITAADNALYEAKNSGRNKTVLYHKN
- a CDS encoding patatin-like phospholipase family protein yields the protein MKTKQEVSQQDKSKDSKSSTPLQTKETWLLSDTLNITFDSYDFSISVTEQAPIPYRIVFSGGGSRILAHIGALDELSRHGLQYTEFSGSSAGAMVAAFAYLGYNCYEIKQIISWFNEDKLLDSPLIFNFNNIKQIFNKGGLSSAKLMRQAANYVILKKVMDIVSDEKFKGRFTTLQDFLEEHIYSCPENITFQTLARIKEICPECELGEKLFITGTNLSTQKHEVFSIDTTPSMAVADAIIISANLPIAFERICYKGNVYSDGGISNNLPAHCFSEKEHKTTFLKHKDNVDFSVLALQFDNGLEENALYSQNPIPKWSWLSNTFYSLITGHPNVTENWHEDLQILRRHAHQSILIKTPSIALTNLTLSQDTKEALVESGRTAARTYLDHHEFYTDIYGNIRRNECLYEKFQKPEELLDYCIQQGHFELLKKIKQAISSSQYIEKGYKHYLCELCENFLPPQLKCSKEDPGIEQPENKLEKDTIICKRDNNKELRCSITFFGTHSSLVKTLNQDSPELKIKLFTGLYPILIQNWQNLCPVSGISGILNSIRMSFVEISSTDTCIKTLIDKLNEIEIGHFLIFVFKAALKNYDKHDFILLLKNLKHLHHSIELIRNKPFHPDDRFYGQWSFEGHDPKRILEFIKSDDISGLMTILEDKKALPNNKPN